The segment catttttctagggggggctaaatctctcctatGGGGGCTTAGCAAACCCCCTTGCCCACCCCCcaccccctagttccgccaatgattataccatttattttaaattattattcACATGATAAACATGGAAAGAAAACTGAGTTTAGAAACGAGGGACGCCAATTTGATCTTTGCCAAGGGCGCCAGAACGCCATGCTGCGGCTCTGCGGATCTGAATAAGTGTATAAATACCGGAGGACTGTTTAGAAGACATAATTTCCTATATCTACCAAGCGTGCATAAAAATGGACTAATTTCGGATGGCGCTGAAAAAATTTCAAAGCACGAAACGATAAACATAATAAAACGATAAACATAGTAAAACATAATTttctatttaaatgaaattttcagaCTATTTTATCAGTTTATTAGAAACATATtccttttttttacttttttaagtTGCAAACCAATTTAATTAAACATGATGGAACACGTACAAATGTAATTCTTTTTAGCATGTTGACTGATTAAACAGAAATGAGTTAATAAGCGCCTTATTtcgtctgtaaccaaaaccagacCCCTATCAGAACGTCACGTTTTCGTAGCAAGAATCACAGCTCACTTTCTAAATGTATTACACAAAGCTGTAACTACATGTGCACTTAAACGACAGCTGGTGCGAGCACCTCACGAACCATCTCTTATCCGAGGCAAAATTTGCTTTGGGCCCGATAAAAAGTTTGTGTTGTAAACCTAACAATATTAGTACATACAGATGTTAGCGCCCTGATTAAACCACCAGCGTGGCGCGGAGTGAACGAAGAGTCAAACCAATTATGCCAGATTGCAGTCAAAACAAGCATCACTAACGTCGTTGCATCTAGCGTTAGAggtacatttaggcgttttggtcatacattccAGTTATCTAcgttatagtgaatctagatttacagcaaaaaaaaatttttcgtcGAAGTTACAGAAAATTTGGTTGagtattgtcaaatgaatcaaaattgagtcaaagcgatcgaaccatccctgctatCACTACGAAAGTGACGTCGTTTAGCATAAAGCTTGTGCTTGTGCTATTTCAACCCTCAATTCAACTTGGTCCTGGGCAACTCGTTaccaatttcccaggcgtctcagaagtcgcaagctGCTTTCGACGTTGCCAAGTCATTTTCCATATCAGACCTCTTTGCGGTAGGTAGGGTCTTTGAAGAGAACAGTTTTTTTAAAGTCTCCGGCTTACTTAAACTTCAAGATTTTAGCCAAGTGTAGATAACAAAGATTGTTCGCAGCTTCTTACGCTCGAGCACGGCATGTCGTTATGGTTTAAAGCCCATGAAAAGCTTCGTACGGGTACGGCGGTGTATGCTTTTTGATCATAACTCTCTGGTGTTGTTTTTCTCGATCAACAGCGATCTCAAGTGGACAAATTCATTTATCACTACTAATCCGTCGTTGTCAATGATTACCATCTGTTGGAGGCGCAAATTCGTTTCCTTCGCGGCTGTACTTTCCAAGATGTATTTGGTCCTCGTTGCAATTATTTTTGTCCTAACCCTCTGAGTTCCACTAGGCGTGAGATGCAAATTATGTCGATTTCAAAAtgtgactttctgtttttattcaacagacttcgcagctagcgGCTTTCAGTACAGCACAATTATCAAgctagtacaacgatcctaTTTTAACTACAGTATCTTCAGTATTCAAGCATACGAGGGCCGACTTGCAAGACCGGTGTTGTGCCTCGAGGTTGGCTTCGCGTGGAATTGCCTACGTGTTTACTCTACATTCTGACGAAACATTGTAATTAAAAGCAATTAAAAAGGGCTATCACTATTAGTTGTTAAAAGAGTCGGGCATAAAAATTTTTTGTGCTTTCATTTTTTCACGTGACAGGAAAATAATCAGTACACTACAATAAGAACTTGCTTTGCAAAAATTCCTCACGAAGCAAACATGCTAAAAACATTGATAAGCTTATTCAACCCAACCACAGATTAGATGTTGAATGCTAAACAACACAACTAGTCACGTTTGAAAAAAGTTCAAATATATAGGAAATTGGCGCAGTGTACGCATTTGGATTGAAGAGTTTTTTAGAGTATGGCGACCAGCTGGAACACGTAATAATGTCTATTATATAAGTTTGACGTTGAAAAGGCCTGTACAGTTTAATCATGCACTGGGTGATTCTTGTCTTGCTAGTGGTGGCTTCAGTTTGCATTGCCGCCGAAGCGCTCCCGTCAAAGGATGGTAAATGTAATTGCTTTCACTGCGACGGTACAAAACCATGCGGTTGTGGTTGTGGTAGAGGGTTAGAACCGAAAGTGAAAGAAGCTCCTACCGCAGAAGTTGAGGTTATTGAGATTGCCCGAAGCCGAGTTCGGAGGCAAAATAGTAGATTCAGAAGACGACGACCATGGAGGAGGGCACGTAACAGACCAAGTTCTGCGGCCGGATCGGAATCAATGGTGGCTCAACCAGGAAGTTATGTTCCAGACGGGCCTCAAGGACCATTTGCAATGTTTAGAAATATGGTATACTAATCTTAAGCAAGTTTACAATATATGAATTATTACTTTAGCTTGGTCCCTTATTACAGCAACGGGGAAGCAGATTCAACAGCTTTTTTTAGGCGTTCGAAGAACCGTTCTGCGTTTATCCGTgaaatattataatttttatcCAGTTGAatgaaaataatctattttaagACATTATTTcctcaatacaaaaaaaacagaaaaccagAAAGGACTCACCGaaagaaatattttcaaaaaccaACTTTTTCCTATCGCCTTTTTCCTTTACCCTTTTTGTGAGATTGTCCACCAGAGCCACTGGATGTGGCTTGCTGTTGAGTGGGCTCCGTCGATTTTCCCTGTCTAGTTTTTAGTTGTGGAATCATCTTGCCTATGTATAACAAAAGACTATCTCTGGTCGGATAATCCTTCTGTATCGAACTCCCGTCGTTGTTTTTCAACTGAACACGAATCCTTCCTCTAAAAGCAAGTTcctaaaagacaaaaaaaaacaattatatAGAAACATGGAATACAACGTTACCATGTTCACCTTAGACTTTTCCCGCGAGTACTGTTTGTTTTCCACTATCACACTTAAACCGAGCACCTGTAGTACGTCACGAATTTCCTGAATAGATGGATTTTCTACGCAATTGTCCTTCGGAATACGACGACCTTCCTGGCGAGTTTTCTTTCGGTTCACGTACGCTGGGTAGATACAAATCCAGCGTTCTCTGTCGCTATGTTGGAGAGCGGAATTCCAAGGGCGTAAAGGAACCGGAGCAGAGGCCATTTGCGTACTAGTTTAagtttttaatgttattttatcCAGATACGAGACTTCGCGTAATTTATATTGCATTCACGCTTACGAAAACATACACGATACACGTCCGAAAGTAACTGTCAAAATTTCCTATCATCAACATGATGACATATTTTAAGGTAACATAATTGTCGCATTgcactgaaaataattttatgtgGAAGAAGGTTCGTGgaaaaacatcccatcaagaagactggcaactctgccaaaagtcgagcgacagtggcagcaatgctatctgccgagttaaagttgaactatcACATATTAGTATGTGTACATTAGAATATGGATGTagacaaacacgtatgcaatgcattgccacgctcgcacacatcttttcctaccaatattgtgcatttacttaatcgatggattccgaggggagttcaggtactgtttcaaacgttccaaaggtaaaaaaatgactaaattggcaacacagttcgtaatgttttatcgccataactggcaacacaggctcattgcgtttctgtcgcaaccttaatcgtgacttcgtgttaatcatacaaaagcattaaacaaattgttacccaagcaaccaaaagttgaaatttcacttaaggaacaaacttgaaagttcatatttggttcaaaattagttccgcagaactttcttgctgaacaaccaggcactacatttgtaaaccgaacttcattctcattaaagtaccgttaatatctgtagcaacttgaaagtccaacacgcagcctgaaagttcaacatgcaacttgaaagtaacttagagttcggataatggtgtctaaggaaggttaaaaagctttatgtctatggagctgttgcttgctaagcagctttgcctgtaattaaccgaacttcaaagctTCCTTCAgctcgctgcatagagcgctaagcagcttctgaagaaactttggcaaaagtttataaaacagcacttgtagttctatttttatacttttccattttctacctccgcctcctcctaacttttgcaaagtcggttcatgcgattaagatagaccatttaaaaaaagcctaactaacaccgaccgctactggatttgaacccgagcgttcctcgttgcaagcctatcctgatgcattgcgccatctctgacgccgctagtgacatgaattttgccgatgagttgttcttaaaagtaagttcgtttcggggctgtggtaaatgagaaattagcacatcgagtaaaaacgatgcaaatggcatattccagcaacggagcagtggtatgcgtctaagtcaccgaaaagaagtactcgagttcaaatccccgaggtttatgtTGGAGGTGTGTGgtgtaagttacaataaattaatatttataaaaaaacagtcaataattaaccgaaattaaataccttagttaatgagaaatgtcatgaatctgcaaaacaggaagaagtggagaaatattcccccaatcttttttattttaaaaattattggagtttctttttgggctgaacagtgttctatatagcgactcaagtgaactttttgcgaactttctagttctgttagaagttactttgtattcccttcgaagttgaAACATCAAAtatgaacttgaaagtacggttaattacttaaaaatgaagttgaatagagttctattcatgatcatttcgttggctgattaagccaaaaaatccccttttatcggaacttttggttacttgggtattgctttattattgcttgtttggataatgaaggataagCTACGCTTTACTcactatagagcttgctaatttgtGGTTGTGTTGGtgatttgttttcccccagtttgaaaaacgtcatagaaaaaccaacagcagcagcaacaaatcgcgtgtacgtatacgcggcatagtgtgcgtacggtagctgtcagcaatctcaatgaaatttcggcaaaccggcgttgaaaatacaaattcatttcatgctgaatttcattccgtttcttctgatagaaccgtaattcctaggtttatttcaCCCCATCGGcatgcaaccatgttttcgccgccaacatctcgtgtgtgtgaaaatgagatagcatgtcagcactgcgtttcactcaactggcagcagtctgatttgagcccgctgtcaaattttgagcccaggacatgatgtcgctgacgttcactgcagctcgatatagagatgtcgatggggtggtttatttactttgctcgattggttccaataatgaaacagcgatgatgacacaatttgacattttatctgtcaaaagctaaaaacgaccctttttacgaccgttcagaaacacgactgtttcaaccatcgtgtccagtaagggaatgcgcgcacaatacatgtacacacagcttcaacttttgtcgggagggatgcgctgttgcttctgttgctcgtcatttgtatgggcgcgaggaagagatgccagtcttcttggtGGAATGTTTTGGGTGGAAGGCACGAGTCGTTGGGTTCGAGCACGAAATTTTTAGCAGGtatcgggttcgggtttgatgaaaaaaaaatattcgtgtTCGGATTGCATTTCCGGAGGCACACGACTTGAGACAATTTTGGctaatatccaaaataaatgagaagTTGGCTAATATCCGTGATGCTTTCAAACTGCAAGCGCAGCACCCGATGTGTTCTTCTTTCGGATTTTTCCATCACACATTCAAACGGATCATGTGGTGTGGTGGTTTCAGGCGTAAGGCTAGAAATCGCTAAGTTTTTGGATCGaatcttgttattttttttcattgcCACGACAGCCTACACGGCAGGCTTCGCAGCTCCCATTAAAGACGGCATATGATGAAGCTGCTTGCTTCTACCTTCTAGTTCCAAGCGCTTGAACCTCACGCTTCATTGGCAACTTCTTCGGATGCATGGATTAGatgcactgagaaaacttttcgtatataGTTTATATGTGTCCCACCTGCAGATTTTTACAATGtacccagtaaatgatctttatgtcccaaacagttatcatttatgtgcaagcgaaaaattagcacatactattcatatgcgtataatttttatgtgtattataattgcacatattattcatacgcgtataatttttatgtgtgatTTTGGAAGGATTGTATTTATATGCGGCTCATAATCGgtaatcatatggaatttcatatggaaatttactattagttatgtacTGTTTTAAAAAGTTTAAAACCATTTTGAAGACTCGCCAGCATAAGATAATTGACAGCGTATGCACGTTTGCCAAATTTTGCCAAATgcgggctgatatgacgtcaaaAGGCGACAAAcgcaaaacgaatttaactaaccattttcacagtttcatgtacttcgcatcaattgcctgcctggcattGGCTTTGTGATGCTAAGCCTAtaggctaaaatcaaactaaaaccgGTTGTCAGcctgagcccatctatgaagctgtcagcttgggcccgttctatgttggctacgttttttttgtacagatATGGTatagg is part of the Sabethes cyaneus chromosome 2, idSabCyanKW18_F2, whole genome shotgun sequence genome and harbors:
- the LOC128737139 gene encoding signal recognition particle 19 kDa protein — encoded protein: MASAPVPLRPWNSALQHSDRERWICIYPAYVNRKKTRQEGRRIPKDNCVENPSIQEIRDVLQVLGLSVIVENKQYSREKSKELAFRGRIRVQLKNNDGSSIQKDYPTRDSLLLYIGKMIPQLKTRQGKSTEPTQQQATSSGSGGQSHKKGKGKRR